One window of Hylemonella gracilis genomic DNA carries:
- a CDS encoding response regulator, whose amino-acid sequence MSSKPRVLIVDDDASITELLSTYLAGFGFEVRTASDGKAMRAALAQSEADLVVLDVMLPGDDGLVLSRELRRQRARLPIIMLTARAEAYDRVIGLEMGADDYLCKPFEPRELVARIRTVLRRASRPTVEPPLIGRVCFDGWELRLQERNLLSPRGVVVPLSNAEFRLLSTFLRMPRRVCTRDQLMEQARGRAMDSFERSIDLLVSRLRQKLAEDAEAPSLIKTVRGAGYLFNARSVQGMAEC is encoded by the coding sequence ATGAGTTCCAAGCCGCGCGTCCTGATCGTCGATGACGATGCCAGCATCACCGAGTTGCTGTCCACCTACCTCGCGGGTTTCGGTTTCGAGGTGCGCACCGCGAGCGATGGCAAGGCCATGCGCGCCGCACTGGCGCAAAGCGAGGCCGATCTGGTCGTGCTCGATGTCATGCTGCCCGGCGACGATGGCCTGGTGCTGTCGCGTGAGCTGCGTCGGCAGCGCGCGCGCTTGCCCATCATCATGCTCACCGCGCGCGCCGAGGCCTACGACCGGGTGATCGGGCTGGAGATGGGTGCCGATGACTACCTCTGCAAACCCTTTGAGCCGCGCGAACTGGTGGCGCGCATACGCACGGTGTTGCGTCGCGCCAGTCGGCCCACGGTTGAGCCGCCCCTCATCGGGCGGGTGTGCTTCGATGGCTGGGAGTTACGCCTGCAGGAAAGAAACCTGCTGTCGCCGCGTGGCGTCGTGGTGCCCCTGTCGAACGCCGAGTTCCGTTTGCTGAGTACCTTTCTGCGCATGCCGCGGCGGGTCTGCACGCGCGACCAGCTCATGGAGCAGGCCCGCGGCCGGGCCATGGACAGTTTCGAGCGCAGCATCGACCTGCTGGTCTCGCGTCTGCGCCAGAAGCTGGCCGAGGATGCTGAGGCGCCATCCCTGATCAAGACCGTGCGCGGTGCCGGTTACCTGTTCAATGCGCGCTCGGTGCAGGGGATGGCGGAGTGCTAG
- a CDS encoding ATP-binding protein, protein MLAPAWLIRLRAAVSRLLPATLFGRLALLLFVAVLASHLLALTVLFELRPGPQWRGPPPGPGDFHGAAIAPWPASPPGSSEPPRPPPPPGGLLHLGASMLLDIGVRLGALMLAAWVGARWLSRPISRLAHAARELGQDVHRPPLPEEGAQEFREASRVFNQMQAQLRRQLEERDRFVAAVSHDLRTPLTRLRLRAESLADPRERRGFQQDIEGMEEMIRATLDYLRGAADEESFVLLDVGALVTSLADDHPAGPRAVRVEGAARAVRVQPSALRRAIGNLVDNAIRYGEQAHIRLRDEPGRLCIEVNDRGPGIPPEQLEQVFEPFYRLESSRNRHTGGVGLGLAIARDIARRQGGSLTLRNLPRSGLQAVLELPRR, encoded by the coding sequence GTGCTAGCCCCTGCCTGGCTGATCCGCCTGCGTGCCGCGGTCTCGCGCCTGCTACCCGCCACACTGTTCGGGCGCCTGGCCTTGCTGCTCTTCGTCGCGGTGTTGGCCAGTCACCTGCTCGCGCTGACGGTGCTTTTTGAGTTGCGCCCCGGGCCTCAATGGCGTGGGCCGCCCCCCGGCCCTGGTGACTTTCACGGGGCCGCCATCGCGCCCTGGCCCGCATCGCCGCCTGGCTCATCCGAGCCACCACGACCGCCACCACCGCCCGGCGGGCTGTTGCACCTGGGCGCCAGCATGTTGCTGGACATCGGGGTCCGGCTGGGTGCGTTGATGCTGGCCGCCTGGGTCGGCGCGCGCTGGTTGTCGCGACCAATCAGCCGCTTGGCCCACGCCGCGCGCGAGCTGGGTCAGGACGTGCACCGCCCCCCGCTGCCGGAGGAGGGTGCCCAGGAGTTCCGCGAGGCCAGTCGCGTGTTCAACCAGATGCAAGCCCAGTTGCGCCGGCAGTTGGAGGAGCGTGATCGCTTCGTCGCGGCGGTCTCGCACGATCTGCGCACGCCGCTGACGCGCTTGCGCCTGCGTGCCGAATCCCTGGCCGATCCGCGCGAGCGGCGGGGTTTCCAGCAGGACATCGAAGGCATGGAAGAGATGATCCGCGCGACACTGGATTACCTGCGCGGCGCGGCTGACGAAGAGTCCTTCGTCCTGCTGGACGTCGGCGCGCTGGTGACGAGCCTGGCCGACGACCATCCGGCCGGACCCCGGGCCGTGCGCGTCGAGGGCGCGGCGCGGGCCGTGCGCGTCCAACCCTCGGCCTTGCGACGCGCCATCGGCAATCTGGTCGACAACGCGATCCGCTACGGCGAGCAGGCCCACATCCGTCTGCGCGACGAACCGGGGCGTTTGTGCATCGAGGTCAACGACCGCGGGCCCGGCATTCCACCAGAGCAACTGGAGCAGGTGTTCGAGCCGTTTTACCGCCTGGAGTCCTCCCGCAATCGGCACACCGGGGGTGTCGGTCTGGGCCTGGCCATCGCCCGTGACATCGCGCGGCGCCAGGGCGGCAGCCTGACCCTGCGCAATCTGCCCAGGAGCGGCTTGCAGGCGGTGCTGGAATTGCCGCGCAGGTAG
- a CDS encoding pirin family protein, translating to MNDKTILQQFPLGAPPWPTLDPFLFCVHHKDAYPKGNGEFGPAASLTGRAIGQDFANKDGWNMYHGETVPGFPAHPHRGFETVTIVRDGLIDHADSLGAAARFGEGDVQWITAGQGIVHSEMFPLLHGDRENPAELFQIWLNLPARNKMVAPHFTMFWGPQIPRIEAEGVNLRVIAGAFPAAGQTLAPPPDSWASQPEADVAIWTLKLAAGARLTLPPARPGTRRVLYFFEGQSLSLNGETVEGRAGIEMSAAQPVELVNGRAPADILVLQGRPIAEPVAQYGPFVMNTQAEIQQAFTDYRRTQFGGWPWPASDPVHGAEAGRFARHPDGRTEAPSLAQG from the coding sequence ATGAACGACAAGACCATCCTGCAGCAGTTCCCCCTGGGCGCGCCACCCTGGCCCACCCTGGATCCTTTCTTGTTCTGTGTCCACCACAAGGACGCCTACCCCAAAGGCAATGGCGAGTTCGGTCCAGCGGCGTCACTGACGGGGCGCGCCATCGGCCAGGACTTCGCCAACAAGGATGGCTGGAACATGTACCACGGTGAGACCGTGCCCGGCTTCCCAGCCCATCCGCACCGCGGCTTCGAGACCGTGACCATCGTGCGCGACGGTCTGATCGACCATGCCGACTCCCTGGGCGCGGCCGCGCGTTTTGGCGAGGGCGACGTGCAATGGATCACCGCCGGACAGGGCATTGTTCACTCCGAAATGTTCCCCCTGCTGCACGGCGACCGTGAGAACCCCGCCGAGCTGTTCCAGATCTGGCTCAACCTGCCCGCACGCAACAAGATGGTGGCGCCACACTTCACCATGTTCTGGGGGCCGCAGATTCCGCGCATCGAGGCCGAGGGCGTGAATCTGCGGGTGATCGCTGGCGCCTTTCCCGCAGCGGGTCAGACGCTGGCACCGCCACCCGATTCCTGGGCCTCGCAGCCTGAAGCGGACGTGGCGATCTGGACGCTCAAGCTGGCGGCTGGCGCCCGTCTGACCTTGCCTCCTGCACGGCCCGGGACACGTCGCGTGCTGTATTTCTTCGAAGGGCAGAGCCTGAGCCTCAATGGCGAGACGGTCGAGGGGCGCGCGGGCATTGAGATGTCGGCGGCGCAGCCCGTGGAATTGGTCAACGGCCGCGCACCGGCCGACATTCTGGTGCTGCAAGGCCGGCCGATTGCCGAACCGGTGGCGCAGTACGGGCCGTTCGTGATGAACACTCAGGCCGAGATCCAGCAGGCTTTCACGGACTACCGCCGCACCCAGTTCGGGGGCTGGCCCTGGCCAGCGTCCGATCCGGTGCATGGCGCCGAGGCTGGCCGCTTCGCACGCCACCCCGATGGTCGTACCGAGGCGCCGTCGCTGGCGCAGGGGTAA
- a CDS encoding DUF1653 domain-containing protein, whose translation MVDDTLPPLIETRPGLYRHYKNLPYEVLGTVRHSETLEPMTLYRALYGERGLWVRPAAMFQEDVVVDGRRQPRFTWVGETGQTRDDGADAPVQPGP comes from the coding sequence ATGGTGGACGACACCCTACCCCCACTGATCGAGACGCGGCCCGGCCTCTACCGGCACTACAAGAACCTGCCCTACGAGGTGCTGGGCACCGTGCGCCACAGCGAGACACTGGAACCCATGACGCTGTACCGCGCGCTGTATGGCGAGCGCGGCCTGTGGGTGCGGCCCGCAGCCATGTTCCAGGAAGACGTGGTGGTGGACGGCCGACGCCAACCGCGCTTCACCTGGGTGGGCGAAACGGGCCAGACACGCGACGACGGTGCCGACGCACCGGTTCAGCCCGGCCCTTAA
- a CDS encoding BPSS1780 family membrane protein produces MKLHLVPARTGLAWFRAGLRTFWRQPLAFSGLFLLFIAIVSVVSLIPYVGGVLALALLPAATLGFMAATREAASGKFPMPAILLSAFRAGKQRARAMLVLGLAYAVGLALVLGLSALADGGLFARMYLFGGPITAELVDSSAFRNAVWISMALYVPLNMLFWHAPALVHWHDVPPVRSLFFSFVACARNFWAFTLYTLAWSGLSLLVAFGMILLSVLLGQADILGVGLMPVSLLMGAMFITSIWFTFNDSFVVSEETTPTEA; encoded by the coding sequence ATGAAACTCCACCTCGTCCCCGCCCGCACGGGCCTCGCCTGGTTCCGCGCCGGTCTGCGCACCTTCTGGCGCCAGCCCCTGGCCTTCTCGGGCCTCTTCCTCTTGTTCATCGCGATCGTCTCGGTCGTCAGCCTGATTCCTTATGTCGGCGGCGTGCTGGCCCTGGCCCTGCTGCCGGCCGCCACCCTGGGTTTCATGGCGGCCACACGCGAAGCGGCCTCGGGCAAGTTCCCCATGCCTGCCATCCTGCTCAGCGCCTTCCGCGCCGGCAAGCAACGCGCCCGCGCCATGCTGGTGCTGGGTTTGGCCTACGCGGTCGGCCTGGCGCTGGTGCTGGGTCTGTCCGCCCTGGCCGATGGCGGCCTGTTCGCGCGCATGTACCTCTTCGGTGGCCCGATCACGGCGGAGCTCGTCGATTCCAGCGCCTTTCGCAACGCGGTCTGGATTTCCATGGCGCTTTACGTGCCGCTGAACATGCTGTTCTGGCACGCGCCCGCGCTGGTGCATTGGCATGACGTGCCGCCCGTGCGCAGCCTGTTTTTCAGTTTCGTCGCCTGCGCGCGCAACTTCTGGGCCTTCACGCTCTACACCCTGGCGTGGTCGGGTCTGAGCCTGCTGGTGGCCTTTGGCATGATCCTGCTCAGCGTTTTGCTCGGCCAAGCCGACATCCTCGGCGTGGGACTGATGCCCGTGTCCTTGCTGATGGGCGCCATGTTCATCACCTCGATCTGGTTCACTTTCAACGACAGCTTTGTCGTGTCGGAAGAAACCACGCCCACCGAGGCTTGA
- a CDS encoding homoserine kinase has product MAVFTEVTPDQARELMQQLGLGELQELRGIQGGIENTNYFVTTERLGPDGQPMQGNYVLTLFERLSAAQLPFYLHLMKHLARAGIPVPDPAARPSAEGHAQAGSEDILHELCSKPAAVVNRLRGASELTPGEAHCEAVGAMLARMHLAGQDYGRSQPNLRGLPWWNETVPLVLPHLDAAQRTLILAELAYQNHVVDTPSYAALPRGPIHADLFRDNVMFDGSREAPKLTGFFDFYFAGVDTLLFDVAVCLNDWCIDLATGVTDLPRSVAFLRAYAAVRPLSAAERALLPALLRAGALRFWISRLWDFHLPREASLLKPHDPTHFERVLRQRVRQPLLAAELLAAPPPVHLPALTA; this is encoded by the coding sequence ATGGCCGTTTTCACCGAAGTCACGCCCGACCAGGCCCGCGAACTGATGCAGCAACTCGGCCTGGGCGAATTGCAGGAACTGCGCGGCATCCAGGGCGGCATCGAGAACACCAACTACTTCGTGACGACCGAGCGGCTCGGCCCGGACGGCCAGCCCATGCAGGGCAACTACGTGCTCACCCTGTTCGAACGCCTGAGCGCCGCTCAACTGCCCTTCTACCTGCACCTGATGAAGCACTTGGCGCGCGCCGGCATCCCGGTGCCGGACCCGGCCGCCCGCCCATCCGCCGAGGGTCACGCCCAGGCCGGGAGCGAGGACATCCTGCACGAACTCTGCAGCAAACCGGCCGCCGTGGTGAATCGCCTGCGCGGCGCCAGCGAGCTGACGCCCGGGGAGGCGCACTGCGAGGCGGTGGGCGCGATGCTGGCGCGCATGCACCTGGCCGGCCAGGACTATGGACGCAGCCAGCCCAATCTGCGTGGCCTGCCGTGGTGGAACGAGACCGTGCCCCTGGTGCTGCCCCACCTGGACGCCGCGCAACGGACCCTGATCCTCGCTGAGCTGGCCTACCAGAATCACGTGGTGGACACGCCATCCTACGCGGCGCTGCCGCGCGGCCCCATCCACGCTGACCTGTTTCGTGACAACGTGATGTTCGACGGCTCGCGCGAAGCGCCCAAGCTGACGGGTTTCTTTGATTTCTATTTCGCGGGCGTGGACACCCTGCTGTTCGACGTGGCGGTCTGCCTCAATGACTGGTGCATCGACCTCGCCACGGGGGTCACCGACCTGCCGCGCAGCGTGGCCTTCCTGCGCGCCTACGCCGCGGTACGGCCGCTGAGCGCGGCCGAGCGTGCGCTGCTGCCTGCGCTGCTGCGCGCCGGCGCGCTGCGTTTCTGGATCTCCCGCCTGTGGGATTTCCATCTGCCGCGCGAGGCCAGCCTGCTCAAGCCCCACGACCCCACCCACTTCGAACGCGTACTGCGCCAGCGCGTCAGGCAGCCACTCCTGGCCGCTGAGCTGTTGGCCGCCCCACCGCCTGTGCACCTTCCCGCCCTCACCGCATGA
- the polA gene encoding DNA polymerase I, which translates to MSEKKTLLLVDGSSYLYRAFHAMPDLRAVPGDPSSPPTGAIRGMINMLQSLRKEVTADYAACVFDAKGPTFRDAIYPEYKAQRAPMPDDLRAQIMPIHEVVRLMGWAVLDVPGVEADDVIGTLAVTAAAQGVEVLVSSGDKDLSQLVNEHIVIVDTMNGKRRDVAGVTAEFGVPPALMVDYQTLVGDAIDNVPGVDKVGPKTAAKWLTEYGSLDALVARAAEVKGAAGENLRKALDWLPTGRQLLTIKTDCDLNGWVPGLPALDAVRIGAPDNEALKAFYEQYGFKGLAKALGSTTPSAVTQGGTGTGEPGLFDEPAPTPSSVTRVNYETIFDWATFDRWLARLEAAELVAVDTETTSLDEMVAEIVGISFSVTPGEAAYVPLMHDYPDAPVQLPRDEVLAKMKPWLENPSAHKLGQHVKYDRHVFANHGIEVQGYVHDTMLQSYVLEVHKPHGLASLAERHLGRTGINYEDLCGKGAKQIPFSQVSIDKAAEYSCEDSDQTLDVHRTLWPRLEKDAQEGGKLKAIYELEIASSETLYRIERNGVLIDAPTLAQQSHELGQRILALESEAYELAGQPFNLGSPKQIGDIFFVKLGLPIVKKTATGAPSTDEEVLEKLADDYPLPAKILEHRGLSKLKGTYTDKLAQMALPGTGRVHTHYAQAVAVTGRLSSNDPNLQNIPIRTPEGRRVREAFIAPPGCLIASADYSQIELRIMAHLSGDAALLLAFHDGMDVHRATASEVFGLPTSAVTSEQRRYAKTINFGLIYGMSSYGLAKSLGIDNTAAKNYIERYFDRFAGVKRYMDETRASAKAKGYVETVFGRRLYLPEINSPNGPRRSGAERAAINAPMQGTAADLIKLSMNEVQRVLDAEGRKTKMIMQVHDELVFEVPESEVDWLKREVPRLMAGVAKLKVPLLAEVGVGMNWDKAH; encoded by the coding sequence ATGAGCGAAAAGAAAACCTTGCTGCTGGTGGACGGCTCCAGCTACCTGTACCGCGCCTTCCACGCCATGCCGGACCTGCGTGCTGTGCCGGGGGATCCGTCCAGTCCACCCACGGGGGCCATCCGCGGCATGATCAACATGCTGCAGAGCCTGCGCAAGGAGGTCACCGCCGACTACGCGGCCTGTGTGTTCGATGCCAAGGGACCCACCTTCCGCGATGCCATCTACCCCGAGTACAAGGCGCAGCGCGCGCCCATGCCCGACGACCTGCGCGCGCAAATCATGCCCATCCACGAAGTCGTGCGCTTGATGGGCTGGGCCGTGCTGGACGTGCCTGGCGTGGAGGCCGATGACGTGATTGGAACCCTGGCCGTGACCGCCGCCGCGCAGGGTGTGGAAGTGCTCGTCAGCAGCGGCGACAAGGACCTGAGCCAACTCGTCAACGAGCACATCGTCATCGTCGACACCATGAACGGCAAGCGGCGCGACGTGGCGGGCGTGACGGCGGAGTTCGGCGTGCCACCCGCCTTGATGGTGGACTATCAAACGCTGGTGGGGGATGCCATTGACAACGTGCCGGGCGTGGACAAGGTCGGTCCCAAGACCGCGGCCAAGTGGCTCACGGAATATGGCTCGCTGGACGCGCTGGTGGCGCGCGCGGCCGAGGTCAAGGGCGCGGCGGGCGAGAACCTGCGCAAGGCCTTGGACTGGCTGCCCACGGGCCGCCAACTGCTGACCATCAAGACCGATTGCGACCTGAATGGCTGGGTGCCGGGGTTGCCTGCGCTCGATGCCGTGCGCATCGGCGCGCCGGACAACGAGGCGCTCAAGGCCTTCTACGAGCAGTACGGCTTCAAGGGCCTGGCCAAGGCCCTGGGCTCGACCACCCCGTCTGCGGTGACGCAAGGCGGCACCGGCACCGGGGAGCCCGGGCTGTTTGACGAACCGGCGCCCACGCCGTCCAGCGTGACCCGGGTGAATTACGAGACCATTTTCGACTGGGCCACCTTCGACCGCTGGCTGGCCCGACTTGAGGCCGCCGAACTGGTGGCGGTGGACACCGAAACCACCTCGCTCGACGAAATGGTGGCCGAGATCGTGGGCATCAGCTTCAGCGTCACGCCCGGCGAGGCAGCGTACGTCCCGTTGATGCACGACTACCCCGACGCGCCCGTGCAATTGCCGCGCGACGAGGTGTTGGCGAAGATGAAACCCTGGCTGGAAAACCCGTCCGCGCACAAACTGGGCCAGCACGTCAAGTACGACCGCCACGTGTTCGCCAACCACGGCATTGAGGTGCAGGGCTATGTGCATGACACCATGCTGCAAAGCTATGTGCTGGAAGTGCACAAGCCGCATGGCCTGGCCAGCCTGGCCGAACGGCACCTGGGGCGCACGGGTATCAACTACGAAGACCTGTGTGGCAAGGGTGCCAAGCAGATTCCCTTCAGCCAGGTGTCCATCGACAAGGCGGCGGAATACTCCTGCGAGGACAGTGACCAGACCCTGGACGTGCACCGCACGCTCTGGCCCCGTCTGGAAAAAGACGCCCAGGAGGGCGGCAAGCTCAAGGCCATCTACGAACTGGAAATCGCCAGCAGCGAAACCCTCTACCGCATCGAACGCAACGGCGTGTTGATCGACGCCCCCACGCTGGCGCAGCAAAGCCATGAACTGGGGCAGCGCATCCTGGCGCTCGAGAGCGAGGCCTACGAGCTGGCCGGCCAGCCTTTCAACTTGGGGTCGCCCAAGCAGATCGGCGACATCTTCTTCGTCAAGCTGGGCCTGCCCATCGTCAAGAAGACCGCGACCGGTGCGCCCAGCACCGACGAGGAAGTGCTGGAGAAGCTGGCCGACGACTATCCGCTGCCCGCCAAGATCCTTGAACACCGCGGCCTGTCCAAACTCAAGGGCACCTACACCGACAAGCTGGCGCAGATGGCCTTGCCGGGCACGGGGCGCGTGCACACGCACTACGCGCAGGCCGTGGCCGTGACAGGACGGCTGTCCAGCAACGACCCGAACTTGCAGAACATCCCCATCCGCACGCCGGAAGGCCGACGCGTGCGTGAGGCTTTCATCGCGCCGCCGGGTTGCCTGATCGCCAGCGCGGACTACTCGCAGATCGAGCTGCGCATCATGGCCCACCTCAGCGGCGACGCGGCCTTGCTGCTGGCCTTCCACGACGGCATGGACGTGCACCGCGCAACCGCCTCCGAAGTGTTCGGCCTGCCGACCAGCGCAGTCACGAGCGAGCAGCGCCGCTACGCAAAGACCATCAACTTCGGCCTGATCTACGGCATGAGCAGCTACGGCCTGGCCAAGAGCCTGGGCATCGACAACACCGCGGCCAAGAACTACATTGAGCGCTACTTCGACCGCTTCGCGGGCGTCAAGCGTTACATGGACGAGACCCGTGCCTCGGCCAAGGCCAAGGGCTATGTGGAGACCGTGTTCGGACGCCGCCTCTACCTGCCCGAGATCAATTCACCCAACGGCCCGCGCCGCAGTGGCGCCGAGCGCGCGGCCATCAACGCGCCCATGCAGGGCACGGCGGCCGACCTCATCAAGCTCAGCATGAACGAGGTGCAGCGCGTGCTCGACGCCGAAGGTCGCAAGACCAAGATGATCATGCAGGTACACGATGAACTGGTGTTCGAGGTGCCCGAGAGCGAGGTGGACTGGCTCAAGCGCGAAGTTCCCAGGTTGATGGCCGGGGTGGCCAAGCTCAAGGTGCCGCTGCTGGCCGAAGTCGGCGTTGGAATGAATTGGGACAAGGCGCACTGA